The Sebastes umbrosus isolate fSebUmb1 chromosome 23, fSebUmb1.pri, whole genome shotgun sequence genome contains a region encoding:
- the mcm10 gene encoding protein MCM10 homolog isoform X1, with translation MDSEDDLDMLTALLAESEGVGEEQGGQEQADDLDGLFDNDEEEEYKEGIEEEGQDVETEEDALSDLLGDVDDIENEEKDAKTKESGGEACESLNKSKEDLQDELKRMQEQMQRLQQQLEASQKVSTSSSNPVTPAGSSAGPKPVTPKRTPKPTPTRQPTSRLTQVKPASATQKTKTQAAATSSSTPVRGGGGGRGGGGGGGGGGGGLKLQDSSDFFDELNNADSFKRKPRVAHNPKASTSPEDRGPLVEIKIGGTFQPVESTSKVYKPLRSPAASQSRAAPAASASQPKPSSLPPLPKDVGVERYSGLRLRKPRVSSTEMDRKMADRRLIRLSQVPECLAREKLEESDWVTFAVLVNKVTPQSNSSGKTFSIWKLNDLHNLEVFVSLLLFGEVHKEHWKTEPGTVIGILNPNPMKQKDGYDGVSLTVDHPQKVLLLGEAQDYGTCQAMKKNGDPCSQIVNMFECQFCMYHVKAQYKQMSSKRAELQSAFSGKGPNKLKGKGKGGGLRDRLCQDGFYYGGVSSAACASSLTASKLNKPVQGTLDKLFVKGSAQHINQAKRLAIQSGEVSGCSNDFKSLLSAPTPGALQLKKHLAQGSKSVSKDAAGAPVQSISASDLLKQQKQMQREFLQNRRRRADEIQKKVLQSPAGPRPGPSSSSLGRDGLTSPKAASEVPKAIRSPATPHAPTLGRGFSEGEDILFFENGPPPALAPSALSLSAAKLAALKRLRVKGAGLKKEDPNAVKRKRSNDSEISARVEKNLTSPNGGSSSNEDEEPAVKRKRDQLAYVQSEEFQKILNAKSRHEAALQAAEYQLQESYFDPLVKKEQMEEKMKGIREMKCRAVSCKKCNYTYFKPADRCVEESHNLHWHDAMKRFFKCPCGQRAIALDRLPNKHCSNCGLFKWERDGMLKEKKGPKIAGELLQPRGEEHGRFLNSMQ, from the exons ATGGACA gTGAGGATGATCTGGACATGCTGACGGCGCTGCTGGCCGAGAGCGAGGGAGTCGGAGAAGAACAGGGTGGTCAGGAGCAGGCAGACGACTTGGACGGCCTTTTTGACaatgatgaggaggaagagtacAAAGAGGGCATCGAAGAGGAAGGGCAAGAtgtggagacagaggaggacgcGTTGTCTGATCTGTTGGGAGATGTGGACGACATTGAAAATGAAGAGAAAGACGCTAAAACGAAAGAAAGTGGTGGAGAAGCCTGTGAGAGCCTGAACAAGTCCAAGGAGGATTTACAAG ATGAGCTGAAGCGTATGCAGGAGCAGATGCAGCggttgcagcagcagctggaagCAAGCCAGAAGGTTTCCACGTCATCTTCCAATCCAGTCACGCCTGCAGGGAGCTCGGCTGGTCCCAAACCAGTGACCCCCAAACGGACACCCAAACCGACACCCACTCGACAGCCGACCTCCAGACTGACCCAGGTCAAACCAGCCTCCGCCACACAGAAGACCAAGACACAAGCAG CAGCAACATCTTCATCCACTCcagtcagaggaggaggaggaggaagaggaggaggaggaggaggaggaggaggaggaggaggtctgaAGCTCCAGGATTCCTCTGACTTTTTCGATGAGCTGAACAATGCTGACTCCTTCAAACGCAAACCCAGAGTAGCTCACAATCCCAAAGCCAGCACATCGCCAG AAGACAGAGGGCCACTGGTGGAGATAAAGATCGGAGGCACCTTCCAGCCAGTCGAGAGCACCAGCAAGGTTTACAAACCTCTGCGTTCACCTGCGGCCTctcagagcagagctgcacCAGCTGCATCAGCATCACAGCCTAaaccttcttctcttcctccgcTTCCCAAAGATGTGGGTGTTGAGAGATACTCAGGACTGCGGCTCAG AAAACCGCGCGTTTCCTCCACCGAGATGGACCGAAAGATGGCCGACCGCCGTCTGATCCGTCTGTCGCAGGTGCCGGAGTGCTTGGCTCGGGAGAAGCTGGAGGAGAGCGACTGGGTGACCTTCGCTGTGCTGGTCAATAAGGTCACACCACAAAGCAACAGCAGT GGCAAAACCTTCAGCATCTGGAAACTGAACGACCTCCACAACCTGgaagtgtttgtgtctctgctcCTGTTCGGCGAAGTCCACAAAGAGCACTGGAAGACGGAGCCGGGCACCGTCATCGGAATCCTCAACCCAAACCCCATGAAGCAGAAGGACGGATATGACGGG GTGAGCCTGACGGTGGATCACCCACAGaaggtgctgctgctgggtgaAGCTCAGGACTACGGCACCTGCCAGGCCATGAAGAAGAACGGAGACCCCTGCTCTCAGATCGTCAACATG ttcGAGTGCCAGTTCTGCATGTATCACGTCAAGGCCCAGTATAAGCAGATGAGCTCCAAGAGGGCCGAGCTGCAGTCGGCGTTCTCTGGAAAAGGTCCCAACAAGCTGAAGGGGAAGGGGAAGGGCGGCGGACTAAGAGACCGGCTGTGTCAGGACGGCTTCTACTACGGCGGCGTGTCCTCAGCCGCCTGCGCCTCGTCACT AACGGCGTCCAAACTGAACAAACCCGTCCAGGGGACTCTGGACAAGCTGTTTGTGAAAGGCTCGGCTCAGCACATCAATCAGGCCAAGAGGCTGG cCATACAATCCGGTGAAGTTTCAGGTTGTTCAAATGACTTTAAGAGCCTGCTGTCAGCACCAACACCCGGAGCTCTGCAGCTGAAGAAGCACTTGGCACAGGGCAGCAAATCAG TCTCCAAAGATGCAGCTGGAGCTCCAGTTCAGTCCATCTCAGCTTCGGACCTGCTGAAGCAGCAGAAACAGATGCAGCGGGAGTTTCTGCAGAACCGTCGGCGGAGGGCTGACGAGATCCAGAAGAAGGTGCTGCAGAGCCCAGCCGGGCCCAGACCTGGGCCATCGTCGTCCTCACTAGGCCGGGACGGTCTGACGTCACCGAAAGCAGCCTCCGAGGTCCCCAAGGCCATCCGCAGCCCCGCAACCCCCCACGCCCCCACCCTGGGCCGAGGCTTCTCCGAGGGCGAGGACATCCTCTTCTTTGAGAACGGCCCGCCGCCGGCGCTTGCCCCCAGCGCTCTCAGCCTATCAGCCGCCAAGCTGGCTGCTCTGAAGAGGTTGAGAGTAAAAGGGGCGGGGCTGAAAAAGGAAGACCCCAACGctgtgaagaggaagaggagtaacGACAGTGAGATCAGCGCCCGAGTGGAGAAGAATCTGACCTCACCGAATG GTGGATCATCCAGTAATGAGGATGAGGAACCGGCCGTGAAGAGGAAGCGAGATCAGCTCGCCTACGTCCAGTCAGAGGAGTTTCAGAAGATCCTCAACGCCAAATCTCGCCACGAGGCTGCGCTGCAGGCG gcggAGTACCAACTGCAAGAGAGCTACTTTGATCCTCTGGTGAAGAAGGAGCAGAtggaggagaagatgaaggGCATCAGAGAGATGAAGTGTCGAGCAGTTAGCTGTAAAAAG TGTAATTACACCTACTTCAAGCCGGCGGATCGCTGTGTGGAAGAGAGTCATAATCTGCATTGGCACGACGCCATGAAACGTTTCTTCAAATGTCCCTGCGGTCAGAGAGCCATCGCTCTAGACAGACTGCCCAACAAACACTGCAGTAACTGTGGTCTGTTTAAATGGGAGCGTGATGGGATGCTGAAG GAGAAAAAGGGACCGAAGATCGCCGGAGAGCTCCTCCAGCCTCGAGGAGAGGAGCACGGCAGGTTCCTCAACAGCATGCAGTGA
- the optn gene encoding optineurin has protein sequence MASGGPIMNGDISRSPTQTGTLEETLQQMNILIQENRDLKEALRQTNMTMKERFEGLSAWREKQREERDFLENKLEEARGCMETLTLQNQELGRRIEDEGKTGGSLLAMSSNQSTELDALRAYVARLQAEKNDLVAMNSELQLRAEQDSHDDSFIEIITVSDGGVDGVNDVCGSERSRRPELNMTASRLDSEEMTVSQLLQSLRNEAQRAERLQVELQASAARITELEERKSIVDQLTQTTQAETTETKEDSGKEEKAASEVENLKSQMMTLFKELQQAQSKLDEAEGMKKNLQDRCREVEHDVVTLKAQLGEKQAVQTENDRLKLQVDSMQAQSQIEQRKSGEERNNLAQLKDAYTKLFEDYNELKEDKKKRESQLVQKELVDELQERLTAAEEALAAKQNAIDHMKQEMFSKEEELQTISVFQAQAEVYSSDFYAERAAREKLHEERERLATQLEYVKKQNTQLQDEMDSMGRRGLNEMQKRHPSLGANPHGAGPSLVGRGADWQHQGNIPEHACPKCMEIMPDLDSLQIHIMDCIN, from the exons ATGGCGTCTGGAGGCCCCATAATGAACGGCGACATCTCTCGCTCTCCCACTCAGACGGGCACGCTGGAGGAAACCCTGCAGCAGATGAACATCCTCATCCAGGAGAACCGAGACCTGAAAG AGGCCCTGCGTCAGACCAACATGACGATGAAGGAGCGCTTCGAGGGTTTGTCCGCGTGGCGGGAGAAGCAGCGGGAGGAGCGGGACTTCCTGGAGAACAAGCTGGAGGAGGCTCGGGGCTGCATGGAGACGCTGACCCTCCAAAACCAGGAACTGGGTCGGAGGATAGAGGACGAGGGGAAGACAGGAGGAAGCTTGCTG GCGATGTCATCCAATCAGAGTACAGAGCTGGACGCCCTGCGTGCCTATGTCGCTCGCCTGCAGGCAGAGAAGAACGACCTGGTGGCCATGAACTCTGAGCTGCAGCTGAGGGCTGAGCAGGACTCACACGATGACTCCTTCATTGAGATCATCACGGTCTCG gaTGGAGGCGTGGACGGCGTGAACGACGTGTGCGGTTCGGAGCGCAGCAGGCGTCCGGAGCTGAACATGACGGCGTCGCGGCTGGACAGCGAGGAGATGACCGTCAGCCAGCTCCTCCAGTCGCTGAGGAATGAGGCACAGCGGGCCGAGCGGCTGCAGGTCGAGCTGCAGGCTTCTGCTGCCAG AATtacagagctggaggagaggaagagtaTTGTGGATCAATTAACACAGACCACCCAAGCAGAGACTACAGAGACCAAGGAGGATTCTGGAAAAGAGGAAAAG GCAGCATCTGAGGTGGAGAATCTGAAGTCTCAGATGATGACGCTGTTCAAAGAGCTGCAGCAGGCCCAGAGCAAGCTGGATGAAGCGGAAGGCATGAAGAAGAACCTGCAGGACAG ATGTCGGGAGGTGGAGCATGACGTGGTCACTCTGAAGGCTCAGCTGGGGGAGAAACAGGCTGTTCAGACGGAGAACGACCGGCTGAAGCTGCAGGTGGACAGCATGCAGGCCCAGAGCCAGATAGAGCAGAGGAAGTCCGGggaggagag GAACAACCTGGCCCAACTGAAGGATGCCTACACCAAGCTGTTTGAAGACTACAATGAACTCAAAGAGGataagaagaagagagag TCTCAGCTGGTGCAGAAGGAGTTAGTGGACGAGCTGCAGGAACGGCTGACCGCCGCTGAAGAGGCCCTGGCTGCTAAACAGAACGCCATTGATCACATGAAGCAGGAGATGTTCAgtaaggaggaggagctgcagacCATATCTGTGTTCCAGGCTCAG GCAGAGGTCTACTCCTCCGACTTCTACGCAGAGCGAGCAGCGAGGGAGAAGCTccatgaagagagggagcgtcTGGCTACTCAGCTGGAGTATGTGAAGAAGCAGAACACCCAGCTGCAGGACGAGATGGACTCAATGGGCAG GCGGGGTCTGAACGAGATGCAGAAGAGACACCCGTCACTGGGAGCAAATCCACACGGAGCCGGCCCTAGTCTGGTTGGAAGAG GTGCCGACTGGCAGCATCAGGGAAATATCCCCGAACACGCCTGTCCCAAGTGCATGGAGATCATGCCGGACCTGGACTCCCTGCAGATCCACATCATGGACTGCATCAACTAG
- the mcm10 gene encoding protein MCM10 homolog isoform X2, translated as MDSEDDLDMLTALLAESEGVGEEQGGQEQADDLDGLFDNDEEEEYKEGIEEEGQDVETEEDALSDLLGDVDDIENEEKDAKTKESGGEACESLNKSKEDLQDELKRMQEQMQRLQQQLEASQKVSTSSSNPVTPAGSSAGPKPVTPKRTPKPTPTRQPTSRLTQVKPASATQKTKTQAATSSSTPVRGGGGGRGGGGGGGGGGGGLKLQDSSDFFDELNNADSFKRKPRVAHNPKASTSPEDRGPLVEIKIGGTFQPVESTSKVYKPLRSPAASQSRAAPAASASQPKPSSLPPLPKDVGVERYSGLRLRKPRVSSTEMDRKMADRRLIRLSQVPECLAREKLEESDWVTFAVLVNKVTPQSNSSGKTFSIWKLNDLHNLEVFVSLLLFGEVHKEHWKTEPGTVIGILNPNPMKQKDGYDGVSLTVDHPQKVLLLGEAQDYGTCQAMKKNGDPCSQIVNMFECQFCMYHVKAQYKQMSSKRAELQSAFSGKGPNKLKGKGKGGGLRDRLCQDGFYYGGVSSAACASSLTASKLNKPVQGTLDKLFVKGSAQHINQAKRLAIQSGEVSGCSNDFKSLLSAPTPGALQLKKHLAQGSKSVSKDAAGAPVQSISASDLLKQQKQMQREFLQNRRRRADEIQKKVLQSPAGPRPGPSSSSLGRDGLTSPKAASEVPKAIRSPATPHAPTLGRGFSEGEDILFFENGPPPALAPSALSLSAAKLAALKRLRVKGAGLKKEDPNAVKRKRSNDSEISARVEKNLTSPNGGSSSNEDEEPAVKRKRDQLAYVQSEEFQKILNAKSRHEAALQAAEYQLQESYFDPLVKKEQMEEKMKGIREMKCRAVSCKKCNYTYFKPADRCVEESHNLHWHDAMKRFFKCPCGQRAIALDRLPNKHCSNCGLFKWERDGMLKEKKGPKIAGELLQPRGEEHGRFLNSMQ; from the exons ATGGACA gTGAGGATGATCTGGACATGCTGACGGCGCTGCTGGCCGAGAGCGAGGGAGTCGGAGAAGAACAGGGTGGTCAGGAGCAGGCAGACGACTTGGACGGCCTTTTTGACaatgatgaggaggaagagtacAAAGAGGGCATCGAAGAGGAAGGGCAAGAtgtggagacagaggaggacgcGTTGTCTGATCTGTTGGGAGATGTGGACGACATTGAAAATGAAGAGAAAGACGCTAAAACGAAAGAAAGTGGTGGAGAAGCCTGTGAGAGCCTGAACAAGTCCAAGGAGGATTTACAAG ATGAGCTGAAGCGTATGCAGGAGCAGATGCAGCggttgcagcagcagctggaagCAAGCCAGAAGGTTTCCACGTCATCTTCCAATCCAGTCACGCCTGCAGGGAGCTCGGCTGGTCCCAAACCAGTGACCCCCAAACGGACACCCAAACCGACACCCACTCGACAGCCGACCTCCAGACTGACCCAGGTCAAACCAGCCTCCGCCACACAGAAGACCAAGACACAAGCAG CAACATCTTCATCCACTCcagtcagaggaggaggaggaggaagaggaggaggaggaggaggaggaggaggaggaggaggtctgaAGCTCCAGGATTCCTCTGACTTTTTCGATGAGCTGAACAATGCTGACTCCTTCAAACGCAAACCCAGAGTAGCTCACAATCCCAAAGCCAGCACATCGCCAG AAGACAGAGGGCCACTGGTGGAGATAAAGATCGGAGGCACCTTCCAGCCAGTCGAGAGCACCAGCAAGGTTTACAAACCTCTGCGTTCACCTGCGGCCTctcagagcagagctgcacCAGCTGCATCAGCATCACAGCCTAaaccttcttctcttcctccgcTTCCCAAAGATGTGGGTGTTGAGAGATACTCAGGACTGCGGCTCAG AAAACCGCGCGTTTCCTCCACCGAGATGGACCGAAAGATGGCCGACCGCCGTCTGATCCGTCTGTCGCAGGTGCCGGAGTGCTTGGCTCGGGAGAAGCTGGAGGAGAGCGACTGGGTGACCTTCGCTGTGCTGGTCAATAAGGTCACACCACAAAGCAACAGCAGT GGCAAAACCTTCAGCATCTGGAAACTGAACGACCTCCACAACCTGgaagtgtttgtgtctctgctcCTGTTCGGCGAAGTCCACAAAGAGCACTGGAAGACGGAGCCGGGCACCGTCATCGGAATCCTCAACCCAAACCCCATGAAGCAGAAGGACGGATATGACGGG GTGAGCCTGACGGTGGATCACCCACAGaaggtgctgctgctgggtgaAGCTCAGGACTACGGCACCTGCCAGGCCATGAAGAAGAACGGAGACCCCTGCTCTCAGATCGTCAACATG ttcGAGTGCCAGTTCTGCATGTATCACGTCAAGGCCCAGTATAAGCAGATGAGCTCCAAGAGGGCCGAGCTGCAGTCGGCGTTCTCTGGAAAAGGTCCCAACAAGCTGAAGGGGAAGGGGAAGGGCGGCGGACTAAGAGACCGGCTGTGTCAGGACGGCTTCTACTACGGCGGCGTGTCCTCAGCCGCCTGCGCCTCGTCACT AACGGCGTCCAAACTGAACAAACCCGTCCAGGGGACTCTGGACAAGCTGTTTGTGAAAGGCTCGGCTCAGCACATCAATCAGGCCAAGAGGCTGG cCATACAATCCGGTGAAGTTTCAGGTTGTTCAAATGACTTTAAGAGCCTGCTGTCAGCACCAACACCCGGAGCTCTGCAGCTGAAGAAGCACTTGGCACAGGGCAGCAAATCAG TCTCCAAAGATGCAGCTGGAGCTCCAGTTCAGTCCATCTCAGCTTCGGACCTGCTGAAGCAGCAGAAACAGATGCAGCGGGAGTTTCTGCAGAACCGTCGGCGGAGGGCTGACGAGATCCAGAAGAAGGTGCTGCAGAGCCCAGCCGGGCCCAGACCTGGGCCATCGTCGTCCTCACTAGGCCGGGACGGTCTGACGTCACCGAAAGCAGCCTCCGAGGTCCCCAAGGCCATCCGCAGCCCCGCAACCCCCCACGCCCCCACCCTGGGCCGAGGCTTCTCCGAGGGCGAGGACATCCTCTTCTTTGAGAACGGCCCGCCGCCGGCGCTTGCCCCCAGCGCTCTCAGCCTATCAGCCGCCAAGCTGGCTGCTCTGAAGAGGTTGAGAGTAAAAGGGGCGGGGCTGAAAAAGGAAGACCCCAACGctgtgaagaggaagaggagtaacGACAGTGAGATCAGCGCCCGAGTGGAGAAGAATCTGACCTCACCGAATG GTGGATCATCCAGTAATGAGGATGAGGAACCGGCCGTGAAGAGGAAGCGAGATCAGCTCGCCTACGTCCAGTCAGAGGAGTTTCAGAAGATCCTCAACGCCAAATCTCGCCACGAGGCTGCGCTGCAGGCG gcggAGTACCAACTGCAAGAGAGCTACTTTGATCCTCTGGTGAAGAAGGAGCAGAtggaggagaagatgaaggGCATCAGAGAGATGAAGTGTCGAGCAGTTAGCTGTAAAAAG TGTAATTACACCTACTTCAAGCCGGCGGATCGCTGTGTGGAAGAGAGTCATAATCTGCATTGGCACGACGCCATGAAACGTTTCTTCAAATGTCCCTGCGGTCAGAGAGCCATCGCTCTAGACAGACTGCCCAACAAACACTGCAGTAACTGTGGTCTGTTTAAATGGGAGCGTGATGGGATGCTGAAG GAGAAAAAGGGACCGAAGATCGCCGGAGAGCTCCTCCAGCCTCGAGGAGAGGAGCACGGCAGGTTCCTCAACAGCATGCAGTGA